A window from Leptothermofonsia sichuanensis E412 encodes these proteins:
- the lepA gene encoding translation elongation factor 4, translated as MTDAPVSRIRNFSIIAHIDHGKSTLADRLLQATGTVAAREMKEQFLDNMELERERGITIKLQAARMNYTARDGQLYVLNLIDTPGHVDFSYEVSRSLAACEGALLVVDASQGVEAQTLANVYLALEHDLEIIPVLNKIDLPGAEPERVKQEIEDIIGLDCSGAIMASAKEGIGIDEILESIVHLVPPPKDTVDQPLRALIFDSYYDPYRGVIVYFRVMDGTVKKGDRIRLMASRKEYEIDELGVLSPNQIQVGELHAGEVGYLAAAIKAVEDARVGDTITLASTPAKEPLPGYVEAKPMVFCGMFPTDADQFEDLRDALEKLKLSDAALNYEPETSSAMGFGFRCGFLGLLHMEIVQERLEREYNLDLITTAPSVVYRVTTVKGEVVLIDNPCRLPDPQYREKIEEPYVQVDIFTPEEYVGTLMELSQSRRGIFKDMKYLTPGRTTLIYELPLAEVATDFFDQLKSRSRGYASMEYQLIGYRENPLVRLDIMINGDPVDPLATIVHRDKAYNVGRALTEKLKELIPRHQFKIPIQAAIGSKIIASEHIPALRKDVLAKCYGGDISRKKKLLQKQAKGKKRMKAIGTVDVPQEAFMAVLKLEQ; from the coding sequence ATGACTGACGCGCCTGTATCCCGTATCCGTAATTTTTCCATCATTGCCCATATCGACCATGGCAAGTCAACTCTGGCTGACCGACTGTTGCAGGCAACCGGAACAGTTGCCGCACGGGAGATGAAGGAACAATTTCTTGACAACATGGAACTGGAGCGGGAGCGTGGAATCACGATTAAACTTCAGGCGGCCCGGATGAACTACACAGCCCGAGATGGGCAGTTATATGTCTTAAATCTGATTGATACACCGGGACATGTGGACTTTTCCTATGAAGTTTCGCGATCGTTGGCAGCCTGTGAGGGTGCTCTTCTGGTAGTGGATGCTTCCCAGGGGGTGGAAGCTCAAACCTTAGCCAATGTTTACCTGGCACTGGAGCATGATTTAGAAATTATCCCGGTCCTGAACAAAATTGACCTGCCGGGAGCTGAACCTGAGCGTGTGAAGCAGGAAATTGAAGACATCATTGGGTTAGATTGCAGTGGTGCCATTATGGCATCGGCTAAAGAAGGGATTGGGATTGATGAAATCCTGGAATCGATCGTGCATCTGGTGCCGCCCCCCAAAGACACCGTGGATCAACCCCTGCGAGCATTAATTTTCGATAGCTACTATGACCCTTACCGGGGAGTAATTGTCTACTTCCGGGTTATGGATGGGACCGTGAAAAAGGGCGATCGCATCCGTCTGATGGCATCCCGCAAAGAGTATGAAATTGATGAACTGGGGGTTCTGTCGCCCAACCAGATCCAGGTGGGCGAACTTCATGCCGGGGAAGTGGGCTATCTGGCAGCAGCAATCAAAGCCGTAGAGGATGCCCGTGTCGGGGACACCATCACCCTGGCCAGTACCCCTGCTAAGGAACCCCTACCAGGTTATGTGGAAGCCAAGCCCATGGTCTTTTGCGGCATGTTTCCCACCGACGCCGATCAGTTTGAAGACCTGCGGGACGCCCTGGAAAAGCTGAAGCTGAGTGATGCAGCTCTGAACTATGAGCCAGAAACCTCCAGTGCCATGGGCTTTGGTTTCCGCTGTGGGTTCCTGGGCCTACTGCATATGGAAATTGTCCAGGAACGGCTGGAGCGGGAATATAACCTGGATTTGATTACCACCGCCCCGTCTGTGGTTTATCGGGTCACTACCGTTAAAGGGGAGGTTGTCCTGATTGACAATCCCTGTCGATTGCCGGATCCCCAGTATCGAGAAAAAATTGAAGAACCCTATGTCCAGGTCGATATTTTTACCCCAGAAGAGTATGTTGGTACACTGATGGAACTGAGCCAGAGTCGTCGCGGTATCTTTAAGGATATGAAGTATCTCACTCCGGGACGCACGACGCTGATCTACGAGTTACCGCTGGCGGAAGTGGCAACGGATTTCTTTGACCAGCTCAAGTCCCGATCGCGGGGGTATGCCAGTATGGAATATCAACTCATTGGTTACCGGGAAAATCCCCTGGTTCGCCTCGATATTATGATTAATGGCGACCCGGTAGACCCTCTAGCCACGATTGTCCACCGCGATAAAGCCTACAACGTGGGGCGTGCCCTGACCGAGAAGCTGAAAGAATTGATCCCCCGTCACCAGTTCAAGATCCCGATTCAAGCGGCGATCGGCAGCAAAATAATTGCCAGTGAACATATCCCGGCTTTACGGAAGGATGTGCTCGCCAAGTGCTATGGTGGCGACATTTCACGGAAGAAAAAGCTGTTGCAGAAACAGGCCAAGGGGAAAAAGCGCATGAAGGCAATTGGAACGGTGGATGTGCCCCAGGAAGCCTTTATGGCAGTCCTGAAGCTGGAGCAATGA
- a CDS encoding UDP-N-acetylmuramoyl-tripeptide--D-alanyl-D-alanine ligase produces the protein MTFSATLAQLTAILNATPIGISGDKLAMQTVGIATDTRTISPGEIFLALKGENFDGHDFVEEAVRQGAIAAIVNVDSAFSALRSNSLPSVPLLTVVDTLAAYQRLARWWRDQFTIPVIAVTGSVGKTTTKELIAAVLSPPNSHPPSPIPPILKSKANYNNEIGVPKTLLELRREHNYAVIEMGMRGPGEIALLTQIAYPDIAVITNVGTAHIGRLGSEEAIAQAKCELLAELNPTGIAILNHDNPRLLKTAATVWSGETITYGLEGGDIRGELINPETLRVEGLDLPLPLPGRHNALNYLAALAVARVVGMDWSSLAKGLAVELPSGRAQRHELPGDVVILDETYNAGLESMLASLEMLAQTPARRRIAILGTMKELGGRSPEFHRQVGTAVRQHRLDHLLILAEAAEAEALATGALPLSSERFHHREDVVARLKEIVQPGDCLLFKASRAVGLDQVVAQFRAAWSYSPSSTPLTSKLDP, from the coding sequence GTGACGTTTTCTGCAACGCTGGCTCAACTGACCGCAATTCTAAATGCCACCCCGATCGGTATTTCGGGCGACAAGCTGGCGATGCAGACAGTCGGGATTGCAACAGATACACGGACAATTAGCCCTGGGGAGATATTTCTGGCTCTCAAAGGGGAAAATTTTGATGGGCATGATTTTGTGGAAGAGGCCGTCAGGCAAGGGGCGATCGCAGCGATTGTGAATGTTGATTCTGCCTTCAGTGCCCTGCGATCCAACTCTCTACCCTCAGTTCCTCTGTTAACCGTGGTGGACACCTTAGCCGCTTACCAGAGGCTCGCTCGCTGGTGGCGAGATCAGTTCACCATCCCGGTCATTGCCGTGACAGGATCCGTGGGCAAAACAACAACCAAAGAATTAATCGCTGCGGTCCTGTCCCCCCCCAACTCCCATCCTCCATCCCCCATCCCCCCCATTCTTAAAAGCAAAGCTAATTACAACAACGAAATCGGCGTTCCCAAAACCCTCCTGGAACTGCGCCGGGAGCATAATTATGCCGTGATTGAAATGGGGATGCGGGGACCGGGAGAAATTGCCCTTTTAACCCAGATCGCCTATCCCGATATCGCTGTCATTACTAACGTGGGAACGGCTCATATTGGGCGGTTGGGATCGGAGGAGGCGATCGCCCAGGCGAAGTGCGAATTGCTGGCAGAATTAAATCCAACCGGAATTGCAATTCTTAACCATGACAATCCACGATTACTGAAGACCGCCGCGACCGTCTGGTCGGGAGAAACCATCACTTATGGGTTAGAAGGGGGAGACATCCGTGGGGAACTGATTAACCCGGAAACGTTACGGGTGGAAGGGCTGGATTTGCCATTGCCACTGCCTGGTCGCCACAACGCTTTGAACTATCTGGCGGCTCTGGCAGTGGCCAGAGTGGTGGGAATGGATTGGTCCTCTCTGGCAAAGGGGTTAGCCGTCGAGCTACCTTCTGGACGGGCACAGCGCCATGAGCTACCAGGAGATGTCGTCATCCTGGACGAAACCTATAACGCCGGGCTGGAGTCCATGCTGGCATCGCTTGAGATGCTGGCACAGACTCCAGCTAGACGACGGATTGCTATTCTGGGAACGATGAAGGAACTGGGGGGGCGATCGCCTGAATTTCACCGACAGGTAGGAACTGCGGTGAGACAGCATCGCCTTGACCATCTGCTGATTCTGGCAGAAGCGGCAGAGGCAGAAGCTCTGGCAACAGGGGCGTTGCCACTATCCTCTGAACGGTTTCATCATCGTGAAGACGTGGTAGCAAGACTGAAGGAAATTGTTCAGCCGGGAGATTGTCTCCTCTTCAAGGCTTCCCGTGCTGTTGGGCTAGATCAGGTGGTTGCCCAATTTCGGGCGGCATGGAGTTACTCGCCCAGTTCAACCCCCCTCACCTCAAAACTGGATCCCTGA
- a CDS encoding DedA family protein, producing the protein MSELVSLERIEEIAQQYGYWAVFLGILLENVGLPIPGETVTLAGGFLAGSHQLNYWIVLTDAVLGATLGGTIGYWVGRYGGWSLLLAIGRLFRVQESKLVALKNQFSENAAKAVFLGRFVALLRIFASPLAGIAQMPYPRFMLFNTLGAFAWASVMVTLSFFAGQIVPLEKLVEWASRFALLTLLIVVAWIVVPVWLESRKAQEVVAESQPVGDQTGEVENSKLRVEGKK; encoded by the coding sequence ATGTCAGAACTAGTTTCGCTAGAGAGGATTGAAGAGATTGCCCAGCAGTATGGCTACTGGGCAGTCTTTTTAGGGATTTTGCTGGAAAACGTAGGGCTTCCCATCCCAGGTGAGACCGTCACACTGGCAGGTGGGTTTCTGGCTGGCAGCCACCAGTTGAACTATTGGATTGTACTGACTGATGCCGTGCTGGGTGCCACATTAGGCGGAACCATTGGCTACTGGGTTGGGAGATACGGTGGCTGGTCCTTACTGCTGGCGATCGGGCGTCTGTTCCGAGTGCAAGAGTCCAAGTTGGTGGCGCTCAAAAATCAATTCAGTGAGAATGCCGCAAAGGCGGTTTTTCTGGGTCGTTTCGTTGCCCTGCTGCGCATTTTTGCCAGTCCCCTGGCCGGGATTGCCCAAATGCCCTATCCCCGGTTTATGCTTTTCAATACCCTGGGAGCCTTCGCCTGGGCATCCGTGATGGTGACGCTTTCCTTTTTTGCCGGACAGATTGTTCCCTTGGAAAAGCTGGTTGAATGGGCAAGTCGCTTTGCGCTGTTAACGTTACTGATTGTCGTTGCCTGGATTGTAGTACCTGTCTGGCTAGAATCTCGTAAGGCGCAGGAAGTTGTTGCTGAGAGCCAACCTGTGGGGGATCAGACAGGGGAAGTTGAGAATTCAAAGTTGAGAGTTGAAGGTAAAAAGTAG
- a CDS encoding STAS domain-containing protein — MKLVHEDRFLRLQPQGRLDSHAGIRIKQQILDIEPDQFELCIVDLAEVDFIDSSGLLALATGLNAARRKKCRLVICNPRPSVKLIFEITQLDSVFEFFNTYSEDRGATAETEQATPMKPQPIAA; from the coding sequence ATGAAACTCGTACATGAGGATCGATTTTTACGGCTTCAGCCTCAGGGGAGGTTGGATTCTCACGCTGGAATCCGCATAAAGCAGCAAATATTGGATATTGAACCTGATCAGTTCGAGCTGTGCATTGTGGATCTGGCTGAGGTCGATTTTATTGACAGTTCAGGACTTCTGGCATTGGCCACCGGATTAAATGCAGCCAGGCGGAAAAAGTGTCGTCTGGTCATTTGTAATCCTCGCCCTTCAGTCAAACTGATCTTTGAGATCACACAGTTAGATTCAGTATTTGAATTTTTTAATACCTATTCAGAAGATAGAGGTGCTACTGCTGAAACTGAGCAAGCAACTCCTATGAAACCACAACCCATCGCAGCCTGA
- a CDS encoding Npun_F5560 family protein — protein MTYSVSQNPTELQAEVARLSEELKMRDNLVQQLSQELFRLVKGNTGFMPNPEVSERHMTEMRALREQLQGVEQQVTFYQEQISDRDREIYQLKQTVQELTDRSRMLEQVVQELPKIYRQKFAERMVPIREKVAQIQRENRQLHAELQSVSYRLAVRTRRQTHLDLPSFGRFTGATLPSFGNA, from the coding sequence GTGACCTATTCTGTGAGTCAAAACCCGACCGAACTACAAGCCGAGGTTGCCCGTCTGAGTGAAGAGTTAAAAATGCGGGATAACCTGGTGCAGCAGTTGTCCCAGGAGCTTTTTCGGCTGGTCAAGGGCAATACTGGCTTCATGCCGAATCCGGAAGTTTCTGAGCGGCATATGACTGAAATGCGAGCTTTGCGTGAACAACTGCAAGGGGTAGAGCAGCAAGTTACGTTCTATCAGGAACAGATCAGCGATCGCGACCGTGAAATTTACCAGCTCAAGCAAACTGTTCAGGAGTTAACGGATCGCTCTCGGATGCTGGAGCAGGTTGTCCAGGAACTCCCCAAGATCTATCGTCAGAAGTTTGCCGAGCGCATGGTGCCGATCCGGGAGAAGGTTGCTCAGATTCAGCGTGAAAACCGTCAGCTTCATGCCGAACTGCAAAGTGTTAGCTATCGTCTGGCAGTCAGGACTCGCCGTCAAACCCATCTTGACTTACCAAGTTTCGGTCGGTTTACGGGAGCGACCCTGCCAAGCTTTGGAAATGCTTGA
- a CDS encoding NAD(P)/FAD-dependent oxidoreductase has product MKLSKKNLDQRLDHIYDVIVVGGGAGGLSAGIYLQRYRLSSLVVEKGRGRSFWMQDLRNYLGLPPDTPGRTILQQGQQHYLSLNGDYLMGFVEEVWDEGDTFAVKVKVGKQESTYPIFHCRYLIAASGIIDNLPPLENMQNVYDYAGYNLHVCMICDGYEMADKRCGLFVNTESAINTAFVLNWFTPYITVFTHGLCEVGPEMRQKLSEHGYPLVETPIRKFLGHDHEMTGVELTDGSIVELETGLVAMGSHYYSEYLKALDLEWKGNNLITDSMCRTSHPRIFALGDLKEGINQVSIAVADGTLAATAIWREIRRSSPPRRWEEHLTNLKL; this is encoded by the coding sequence ATGAAGCTGTCTAAGAAGAATCTGGATCAGCGGCTTGACCATATCTATGATGTCATTGTGGTGGGAGGGGGCGCAGGGGGGCTATCGGCGGGGATTTACCTGCAACGTTACCGCCTCTCGTCCCTGGTGGTTGAAAAGGGAAGGGGGCGGTCTTTTTGGATGCAGGATTTACGAAATTATCTGGGACTTCCGCCGGATACTCCCGGACGTACTATTCTGCAACAGGGCCAGCAGCACTATCTATCCCTCAATGGAGACTATTTAATGGGCTTCGTTGAAGAAGTCTGGGATGAGGGGGATACTTTTGCTGTCAAAGTAAAAGTGGGTAAGCAGGAAAGCACCTACCCCATCTTCCATTGCCGGTATCTGATTGCGGCCAGTGGTATTATCGACAACCTGCCTCCCCTAGAAAACATGCAGAACGTCTACGACTATGCGGGATACAATCTGCACGTCTGTATGATCTGTGATGGCTATGAGATGGCAGACAAACGGTGTGGTCTATTTGTCAATACAGAATCGGCGATTAACACTGCTTTTGTCCTCAACTGGTTCACTCCTTACATCACAGTTTTTACCCACGGTCTCTGTGAAGTGGGTCCTGAAATGCGACAGAAGTTGAGTGAACATGGCTATCCTCTGGTTGAAACACCAATCCGAAAATTTTTAGGTCACGATCATGAGATGACTGGGGTAGAATTAACCGACGGTTCTATCGTAGAGCTAGAAACGGGTCTGGTGGCAATGGGTTCCCACTACTACAGCGAGTATCTCAAAGCGCTCGATCTGGAGTGGAAGGGCAATAACTTGATCACCGACTCCATGTGTCGCACCTCCCATCCCCGCATTTTTGCCCTGGGTGATCTTAAAGAAGGCATTAACCAGGTTTCAATTGCGGTTGCAGATGGTACATTAGCGGCTACTGCAATCTGGAGGGAGATCCGTCGTTCTTCTCCTCCCCGGCGCTGGGAAGAGCATCTCACCAACCTGAAACTATAA
- the rpsF gene encoding 30S ribosomal protein S6 produces the protein MLNRYETMYILRPDLSEEEVDKAIEKYQTILRDNGAQITETLHRNKRRLAYEIQKYREGIYIQMNYEADGSQVAVMERAMRLSDEVIRYLTIRQETPKSAKAEATAQA, from the coding sequence ATGTTGAACCGCTACGAAACGATGTATATTTTGCGTCCCGATCTCAGCGAAGAAGAAGTCGATAAGGCCATTGAAAAATATCAGACGATTCTACGTGACAATGGAGCGCAGATTACCGAAACCCTTCACCGCAACAAGCGTCGTCTGGCGTATGAGATTCAAAAATACCGGGAAGGGATCTATATTCAAATGAACTATGAAGCGGATGGCTCTCAGGTTGCTGTGATGGAGCGAGCAATGCGCCTGAGCGACGAGGTTATTCGTTACCTTACCATTCGTCAGGAAACTCCAAAGTCGGCTAAGGCAGAAGCTACAGCCCAGGCTTAG
- a CDS encoding fumarylacetoacetate hydrolase family protein: MAQRYVRVQTVDGQIYYGLLQLGREVQVLDAPPWLKGQPTDLELAPDSYRILAPCAPSKIVAVGKNYADHAAEMGTPVPEEPLLFLKPPSAVIAAETEICYPPQSQRVDFEGELALVIGDRCIDCTPEEAQGKIWGYTIANDVTARDLQKKDGQWSRAKGFDTFCPLGPWVVREIGPAAQIKTFLNDETKPAQSALINQMVFPPDYLVAYISQVMTLMPGDVVLTGTPEGVGPMQVGDRVRVEIEGIGYLNNTVVARETGF; this comes from the coding sequence ATGGCACAGCGCTATGTCCGCGTTCAGACAGTAGACGGGCAAATTTACTATGGATTGCTGCAGTTGGGGCGAGAGGTGCAGGTGTTAGATGCACCACCCTGGCTGAAGGGACAGCCTACCGATTTAGAACTGGCACCTGACAGTTACCGGATTTTAGCGCCCTGCGCACCCTCTAAAATTGTCGCGGTTGGGAAAAATTATGCAGATCATGCAGCGGAAATGGGAACCCCGGTACCGGAAGAACCCCTTTTATTCTTGAAGCCACCTTCAGCCGTGATTGCAGCCGAAACAGAAATCTGCTACCCTCCTCAATCCCAGCGGGTAGACTTCGAAGGAGAACTGGCACTGGTGATTGGCGATCGCTGTATAGACTGCACCCCAGAAGAGGCTCAGGGAAAAATCTGGGGGTACACCATTGCAAATGATGTGACCGCCCGTGATTTGCAGAAAAAAGATGGCCAGTGGTCACGGGCAAAGGGATTTGACACTTTCTGTCCTCTGGGTCCCTGGGTGGTGAGAGAAATCGGCCCGGCAGCCCAGATCAAAACATTTCTCAATGATGAAACCAAACCAGCTCAGTCTGCCCTGATCAACCAGATGGTGTTTCCACCAGATTATCTGGTGGCCTATATCAGTCAGGTAATGACTCTGATGCCGGGAGATGTGGTATTGACCGGAACGCCAGAGGGAGTTGGCCCTATGCAGGTGGGCGATCGCGTTCGAGTGGAGATTGAAGGAATTGGTTACCTGAACAACACCGTGGTTGCCAGGGAAACAGGCTTTTAG
- a CDS encoding IS630 family transposase (programmed frameshift) translates to MPAPYSYDLRCKAIEAVKQGHRKVDVCRMFNISRHTLDLWLKREAETGDCRAMTGFQRGNRHKITDWSRFREFVKQHGDQTQARLATLWGDNVTQQDISRALRKIGFSRKKTYGYRERDDLKRQEFQERLRSKLPHQVVYVDEAGIDNRDVYPYGYCEVGERFYGLKSGKRTERVSWIAALRENSLFAPMTFAGSCNRDLVEMWLEECLVPQLRPGDVIVIDNASFHHSQTIEEIGAQAGCEIWYLPPYSPDLNPIEHWWFVLKNWMRQRWDEFDNFRDCVDAAFRECPNVTA, encoded by the exons ATGCCCGCCCCCTACAGCTACGACTTGCGTTGCAAAGCGATTGAAGCCGTGAAACAAGGCCACCGCAAAGTTGATGTCTGTCGAATGTTCAACATCAGTCGCCATACCTTAGACCTGTGGTTGAAACGGGAAGCAGAAACGGGAGATTGCCGAGCGATGACTGGGTTTCAGCGCGGAAATCGGCATAAGATTACCGACTGGTCGCGCTTTCGTGAGTTTGTCAAGCAGCATGGGGATCAGACCCAAGCGAGACTGGCAACCCTGTGGGGGGATAATGTGACACAGCAGGACATCAGTCGAGCCTTGCGAAAGATTGGGTTTAGTCGA AAAAAGACCTATGGCTATCGGGAACGAGACGACCTGAAGCGACAGGAGTTTCAAGAGCGCTTGAGGAGTAAGCTGCCGCATCAGGTTGTCTATGTCGATGAAGCAGGCATTGATAATCGAGACGTGTATCCCTACGGCTACTGCGAGGTTGGAGAACGCTTCTATGGGCTTAAATCAGGAAAACGCACCGAACGAGTCAGTTGGATTGCTGCCTTACGAGAGAACAGCCTCTTTGCGCCAATGACCTTTGCTGGCTCGTGCAACCGGGATTTAGTGGAGATGTGGTTGGAGGAGTGCTTAGTCCCCCAACTGCGACCGGGAGATGTGATTGTGATTGACAATGCCAGTTTCCATCATTCTCAAACCATTGAAGAGATCGGGGCTCAAGCAGGGTGTGAGATTTGGTATTTACCCCCTTATTCCCCAGACTTGAATCCGATTGAGCATTGGTGGTTTGTGCTCAAAAATTGGATGCGGCAACGCTGGGATGAGTTTGATAACTTTCGCGATTGTGTTGATGCTGCTTTTAGAGAATGCCCTAACGTGACTGCGTAG
- a CDS encoding Tic20 family protein: MAWRGSTSVQDRFFACLPYAFPMIESMAFGTVLMLQFPVLRLILIPLTPFAMIYSILNTLLGGFGGFVIFFALYLLIVRNDSLSHFLRFNTMQALITGIAVSLIGALLQLLGVSQNLVGASFLPLTIIFSTIFLAVLGIVIYSIIQCIRGRYAEIPVLSEAAYSQTRY, from the coding sequence ATGGCTTGGCGCGGGTCAACATCAGTTCAGGACAGGTTTTTTGCGTGTCTTCCCTACGCATTTCCAATGATTGAGTCTATGGCGTTTGGGACAGTTTTGATGCTTCAGTTCCCAGTGCTCAGGCTGATCCTGATACCACTAACACCGTTTGCCATGATTTATAGCATCCTGAACACGCTGTTAGGAGGATTTGGAGGGTTTGTTATCTTTTTCGCGCTCTACCTTCTGATTGTCCGCAACGACAGCCTCAGCCACTTTCTCCGCTTCAATACCATGCAGGCTCTGATTACGGGAATTGCCGTTTCCTTAATTGGCGCACTTTTACAGCTTTTAGGTGTCTCTCAAAATCTTGTTGGAGCCAGTTTCCTGCCTTTGACGATTATCTTCAGCACTATCTTTCTAGCTGTCCTGGGAATTGTAATTTACTCCATCATTCAATGCATTAGAGGACGCTACGCAGAAATTCCCGTTTTATCTGAAGCTGCTTACTCTCAGACACGCTATTGA
- a CDS encoding chorismate lyase gives MTATFRSPDSFTLPATWYALDPIWQGDEQIVQQGLPHSQLAPAWQILLLGDGSPTRHLQLLTGEPTEVDVIDMSPIGMDTDSAPRQIEVVPGPRLRRQVWLRTSTGQRLAYATSWWEASHVDEYLQNRSLPIWASLARLRTELYRDVQGIYYGNSSALERAFEQSGPFWGRHYLFWHHGQPLTLIYEVFSPYLTRYLGPTHS, from the coding sequence TTGACAGCAACGTTTAGATCTCCAGATAGCTTCACGCTGCCAGCCACCTGGTATGCCCTTGACCCTATCTGGCAAGGAGACGAGCAAATTGTTCAACAGGGTCTACCCCACAGTCAACTTGCTCCCGCGTGGCAGATTTTGCTCCTGGGGGATGGTTCACCCACTCGCCATTTGCAGTTGCTCACGGGAGAACCAACAGAAGTTGATGTCATTGATATGTCCCCGATTGGCATGGACACTGACAGTGCGCCCCGCCAGATTGAGGTTGTACCGGGACCCCGACTACGGCGGCAGGTATGGCTCAGAACCTCAACAGGTCAACGACTTGCCTATGCCACCTCCTGGTGGGAAGCCAGCCATGTGGATGAATACCTGCAAAACCGCTCACTCCCCATCTGGGCAAGCCTTGCCCGCTTACGCACAGAACTTTACCGGGATGTCCAGGGTATTTACTACGGCAACTCCTCCGCTTTAGAACGCGCCTTTGAACAGTCGGGACCCTTCTGGGGTCGCCATTACCTCTTCTGGCACCACGGTCAACCCCTGACCCTGATCTACGAAGTCTTTTCTCCTTATCTGACCAGGTATTTAGGTCCGACCCATTCCTGA
- a CDS encoding FAD-binding oxidoreductase yields MTSTGTPSIDLRTLIAELPGIEIITDPSQVSKLSQDYYTYSPILQEILGDKRGDLVVRPTTEAAVLHIAKICVKHRVPLTVRGAGTGNYGQCVPLQGGLILDLSNMQKIKWIKPGIACVEPGVKLAALDKQARESGWEMRMAPSTYRKATIGGFIGGGSGGVGSVTYGQLRDRGNLLALRVVTMEDEPRVIELRGDDVYKVAHAWGTNGIITELEIPLGPAYAWAEAIVTFPDFMTAAHFGQALSDSDGMIKKLVCILADPIPGYFAALKTCIPPGSHCALILVAECCLEPFAELVKEFSGTVTYQKTAQEASKGATLVEYSWNHTTLHARSVDPTLTYLQTLFPADKSLKLVEHMYHHFGDEVMMHLEYLRFNGQAIPAALQIVRYTTPERLQAIMDYHEEQGAMIFDPHTCILEDGGRKTVDVTQLQFKQMVDPYGLLNPGKLRAWEERSQYLA; encoded by the coding sequence ATGACATCGACTGGCACCCCATCTATTGACCTCAGGACGCTCATAGCTGAATTGCCTGGGATAGAAATCATTACCGACCCCTCTCAGGTATCCAAACTTTCCCAGGACTACTACACCTACAGCCCCATCCTGCAAGAAATCCTGGGCGATAAACGGGGGGATCTGGTGGTTCGTCCCACGACGGAAGCGGCGGTGCTGCACATTGCCAAAATTTGCGTTAAGCATCGGGTTCCCCTAACGGTCCGGGGGGCAGGTACCGGCAACTATGGGCAGTGCGTCCCCCTTCAGGGAGGACTGATCCTGGATTTATCCAACATGCAGAAAATCAAGTGGATTAAGCCAGGCATTGCCTGTGTGGAACCGGGGGTAAAGCTGGCAGCATTGGATAAACAGGCACGGGAAAGCGGCTGGGAAATGCGAATGGCTCCTTCCACCTACCGTAAAGCTACGATTGGCGGTTTCATTGGTGGCGGCAGTGGCGGAGTGGGTTCCGTCACCTATGGGCAATTGCGCGATCGCGGCAATCTGCTGGCATTGCGCGTGGTCACCATGGAAGATGAACCCCGTGTGATTGAGTTGCGCGGCGATGATGTCTATAAAGTTGCCCATGCCTGGGGTACCAACGGTATCATTACAGAATTGGAGATTCCTCTGGGTCCTGCCTATGCCTGGGCAGAGGCGATCGTCACCTTTCCCGACTTCATGACCGCCGCCCACTTCGGACAGGCACTTAGCGACAGTGACGGCATGATCAAAAAACTGGTCTGCATCCTTGCCGATCCCATTCCCGGTTACTTCGCTGCGTTGAAAACCTGCATTCCCCCAGGGAGCCATTGTGCTCTGATTCTGGTAGCCGAGTGCTGCCTGGAACCCTTTGCTGAACTGGTCAAGGAATTTAGCGGCACTGTCACCTATCAAAAAACAGCCCAGGAAGCCAGCAAGGGGGCAACTCTGGTGGAATATTCCTGGAACCACACCACCCTCCATGCCCGCAGCGTGGACCCCACCCTTACCTACCTGCAAACCCTGTTCCCAGCAGACAAAAGCCTGAAGCTGGTTGAACATATGTATCACCACTTTGGCGATGAAGTGATGATGCACCTGGAATACCTGCGGTTTAACGGACAGGCAATTCCTGCTGCCCTGCAAATTGTCCGTTACACCACCCCTGAGCGACTCCAGGCAATCATGGACTACCACGAAGAACAGGGAGCCATGATCTTTGACCCCCATACCTGCATCCTGGAGGATGGTGGCAGGAAAACCGTTGATGTTACCCAACTTCAGTTTAAGCAGATGGTCGATCCCTATGGTCTGTTGAATCCAGGCAAGCTGCGGGCATGGGAGGAGCGATCGCAGTATTTGGCATGA